TTTGAGGCTTCAAAACCGGTATAGATTGGATATATGAATTAGCCCTTTCATGGTGATATTTAGCTAACTTGGTCGCACTTTCCAAATCCACATTTTTCCTTACTTGTTTTTCATCGATTAGGAGTTGACCAATTTCTTCAAAAGTTAATCCGCTGGATTTTTTATCCCAAATAAAAAGTTGTAAATCAGTTTCATGTAACCTTTGAGGCCCCCATTCCATATCAGAATCTAATGAGCCAACGGCTAAATCGATGGCTTCACCAGCTAATAACAAAGCTATTTCCTTCGGTTGACTTACATCTAAAACCAAATGGAGGTATCTCCCATCTTCTAAAAACTCTGATTTTTTAGCAAATCTTATTGGGGGAGGGTAGCCACCTTCTAATGTATCGATAACTTTCAATGAACTTTCCGCTATAGGAGACATTAATGTCTGATTCGGGGCTTTTATCCATCCAAGCTCTATGGAGTGAGAAATAGCATCATTAAAATCCAATTTATAGTCATGCGGAACACTCAATCGGTAATATCGGGCGATTTCTAAGTATTTTACTGCTTGTTCTTGCCGCCCCTTTGTACCTTTTTTGTGCCTTAAAGCTTCTAGTTTATCAAAAGTTTTTTTATACCCTTCATTTCTTCTTATGCATTCCCAAATGAACTTTTTATAAGATAACAACCTTTGATTACTTTCTTTTTTACTTTTAGAAGGCATATTTATCCAAATATTTTCGCATTCATGTTAGCTACTACTTTAATCGTGTGGGCTTCCGACAAATGGCTGTAGCGTCGAACCATCTGGAGTGTTTTGTGACCTAATACTTCTGCAATTTCTGCAAGGGTGGCACCGTTCATGGCTAAATAAGAAGCAGTGGAATGGCGAAGGTCGTGGAAACGAAAATTTTCAATCTTTGCTTTTGCTAAAGCCGCTTCCCATGCTTTTTTAATTTCAACAGGCTTTTGTGGCTTTTGTCCCGATGGAAATACTAAGTCTGATTCTATATTTCTAACCTTAGAATGAGCTTTCATCAAGCCAAGTGCTAGTCCGGTTAATGGCAATACTCTGCGGTCACCATTTTTGGTATCATCGAGCACGATAACGCCACGATAAAAATCTACCTGTTTCCAGCGTAAAGATAGGATTTCCATTTTGCGGGCACCGGTCGATAGACACAGCACAACAATGTTATAGAGATAGGGATTAGAACTTTCCTTACACGCAATTAGTAATCGCTCACGTTCGTCATCGGCTAGAAATCTGACTCTACCCCGCGGCTCTTTAGGCTTACTTACCTTTCGTAAAGGGCTATCCTCAACCCATCCCCATTCTTTTACGGCGATAGTAAAAACATGGCTAAGTGCTGCCAGATAGCGATTTATGGTAGCTGGGGTTCTTAATTTGGTGGGATTTTTTTCATTTATAGGCTCGCTTGCCAGTTTGTCTCTGCAAGAAACGATTAAAGGAGTCGTAACATCAGAAAGTAAATATGTACCAATTCGTTCTTTCCACCATAGCAGTTGTGTCTTTTGATTTCTGAGGCTGCGAGGTTTTTTAGGAAGCTCATCGCGAATATAACGGTCAATCATTTCGCTTAACGTATGCCGTTTTGCCTCTGAAGTTTTGAAGTGCCTTCCTTCGCGAATTGCGCTTTCTGTTTGCTGCACCCATTTACGCGCATCGGTTAACCGTTCAAAGGTTGCAGATTGAATTGGATAGCCTCGTAATCTAATTTTTACACGGAAACTCTTTTTGCCATCTGAAGTGATACGATTTTCGATAGTTGCCATTATTTAAATCACATACAAAAAATAGCGATAAATAGCAACAGATGATAATAAATCAGAATAATAATAATAAATTATGCAATAAATACAATAACTTGATTGCATGTGTATTTAATATGGGACATTTCTGGGACAGTTAAGAATATTTTACGTCTAAAATTTTGGGTATTAAACAAAAGTGATTTTGTGATTTATTGTATTTTGTTGTTAGATAGTGTCCCACACGTGTCCCAAAGCAAGATTTTTGACAATAAAAAAGGGCCAGAGATTTCTCTCTAGCCCTTGATGGTATTAGTGTGGGTGATGCAAGGATCGAACTTGCGACCCGCTGATTAAGAGTCAGCTGCTCTACCAACTGAGCTAATCACCCTCTTAAACTTCCAAGGCGAAACGGTTTATATTAATAAAAAACAAATAACAAGGAGTTTTGGAAGATTCATAAGTATTTGAAATAACTATCATAAATAAGCTACCCCTCACCGCCTTTTTTCACACAACTTTTTATCTCTCTGTGCCGATAATTACGGTGGGCATTTTTATTAACATCATTTTTAAAAAAAGAGAGTTTTTATGGGCAACGCTTCACTCGATTTAACAGCACTCGATCCTGTTTTATTTCCTCCCGAATCGGATAATACCGAAACGGATGTTATAGACTTGGGTGACGAATCACTTGATTTATCGGAACCGCTTCCGCAATCGCACGAAGATACTTATGTATTGGTGGAAGAGAATCAATGCCTAGATACTTCTGAAGAACTTGTAGAAGAAACACCGCCACAAGCTCAAGTGATGGAAGCCGATGCAACGGGCATGGGCGTAGCTCTCTTAGCCGGTAAAGCCATGGAAGCCGTGGGCGATTACTGGATGGGCGAAGGTTTTGCGGGTGGGTTTTCTAC
The bacterium genome window above contains:
- a CDS encoding site-specific integrase — encoded protein: MATIENRITSDGKKSFRVKIRLRGYPIQSATFERLTDARKWVQQTESAIREGRHFKTSEAKRHTLSEMIDRYIRDELPKKPRSLRNQKTQLLWWKERIGTYLLSDVTTPLIVSCRDKLASEPINEKNPTKLRTPATINRYLAALSHVFTIAVKEWGWVEDSPLRKVSKPKEPRGRVRFLADDERERLLIACKESSNPYLYNIVVLCLSTGARKMEILSLRWKQVDFYRGVIVLDDTKNGDRRVLPLTGLALGLMKAHSKVRNIESDLVFPSGQKPQKPVEIKKAWEAALAKAKIENFRFHDLRHSTASYLAMNGATLAEIAEVLGHKTLQMVRRYSHLSEAHTIKVVANMNAKIFG